One region of Eremothecium gossypii ATCC 10895 chromosome II, complete sequence genomic DNA includes:
- the TRP2 gene encoding anthranilate synthase TRP2 (Syntenic homolog of Saccharomyces cerevisiae YER090W (TRP2)): MTVTIEPGLEALERCIADNGPDVTLYPLYTYVSAEETTPHAAYLKLARLDQNDHVPSFLLESAKTMDAMARFSYMGVAPRRVLRTNAGAGDPLKLLAAEFARLRPARNTPQLPGLSGGAVGYVSYDCVRYFEPRTARELADPLELPEAALMLFDTVVAYDHVFHRFQVVHNMQLEPGIDLNAAYEDATRAIRDVVDRLTASTPVPQPPQPPIRRGQEFSSNVGQQGYEEYVRRLKEHIYAGDIIQAVPSQRVARPTSLHPFNIYRQLRMVNPSPYMFYLDYGDFQVVGASPELLCKVDEERQVVTHPIAGTIRRGVTQQEDDALAAELRNSVKDRAEHVMLVDLARNDINRVCDPLTTRVDKLMTVQRFSHVQHLVSEVTGTLRPDKDRFDAFRSVFPAGTVSGAPKVRAMELIGELEGERRGVYAGAVGHWSYDGVSMDTCIALRTMVYKGGVAYLQAGGGIVHDSDPYDEYVETMNKMLANHNTILQAEELWAEKIGSE, encoded by the coding sequence ATGACTGTCACAATCGAACCAGGGCTAGAAGCACTCGAGCGGTGCATCGCAGATAACGGGCCGGATGTCACGCTATACCCGCTCTACACGTATGTGTCCGCCGAGGAGACCACACCGCATGCGGCCTACTTAAAGCTGGCACGTCTCGATCAGAACGATCACGTGCCATCGTTTCTGCTGGAGTCCGCGAAGACTATGGACGCGATGGCGCGGTTCTCCTATATGGGGGTAGCACCACGTCGGGTTCTGCGCACTAATGCAGGTGCCGGGGACCCACTGAAGTTGCTGGCCGCGGAGTTCGCGCGGCTGCGACCCGCACGCAACACGCCACAGCTACCAGGGCTGAGCGGCGGGGCGGTGGGCTACGTATCGTACGATTGCGTGCGCTACTTTGAGCCAAGGACGGCTCGGGAGCTAGCGGACCCGCTGGAGCTGCCTGAAGCGGCTCTCATGCTGTTTGACACGGTAGTTGCGTACGACCACGTGTTTCACCGCTTCCAGGTGGTACACAACATGCAGCTGGAGCCGGGAATAGACCTGAATGCGGCATACGAGGACGCAACTAGGGCCATTCGCGATGTGGTAGATAGGCTGACGGCGAGCACGCCCGtgccgcagccgccgcagccgcctATCCGGCGGGGGCAGGAGTTCAGCTCCAATGTGGGACAACAGGGCTACGAAGAGTACGTGCGGCGCCTCAAGGAACACATATACGCAGGCGACATCATTCAGGCTGTGCCATCGCAGCGGGTTGCGCGGCCGACGTCGCTCCACCCGTTTAACATTTACCGCCAGCTACGCATGGTTAACCCGTCGCCGTACATGTTCTACCTGGATTATGGAGACTTCCAGGTCGTGGGTGCGTCGCCAGAGCTGCTGTGCAAAGTAGACGAAGAGCGGCAGGTCGTCACGCATCCGATTGCGGGCACCATTCGCCGTGGCGTCACGCAGCAGGAGGACGATGCACTTGCTGCAGAGCTTCGCAACTCCGTTAAGGACCGAGCTGAGCATGTCATGCTTGTGGACCTGGCGCGGAACGACATCAACCGGGTGTGTGACCCACTGACGACTCGGGTGGACAAACTAATGACGGTGCAGCGCTTTTCACACGTACAGCACCTGGTCTCTGAGGTAACTGGCACCCTGCGCCCAGACAAGGACCGTTTTGATGCCTTCCGCTCTGTGTTCCCTGCTGGCACTGTCTCTGGCGCCCCCAAAGTCCGCGCTATGGAGCTCATCGGAGAGTTGGAGGGCGAGCGTAGGGGCGTCTACGCCGGAGCTGTAGGCCACTGGTCTTACGATGGTGTTTCGATGGATACCTGTATCGCACTGCGCACTATGGTCTACAAGGGCGGTGTGGCCTATCTACAGGCTGGCGGCGGAATTGTCCACGATTCCGATCCATACGACGAATATGTCGAGACGATGAACAAAATGCTGGCGAATCACAACACAATTCTGCAGGCAGAGGAACTGTGGGCTGAAAAGATAGGCAGTGAATAG
- the PTH2 gene encoding aminoacyl-tRNA hydrolase (Syntenic homolog of Saccharomyces cerevisiae YBL057C (PTH2)) produces the protein MAGINLPFILSVTMASLATGYYLGQIYGGATHACLSELNAQAVLKQVKDRAESASRDAEELDSTYEDDSDEEVVEVSSLPLNDIPGEVRMALVIRQDLGMTKGKIAAQCCHAALACYRLMAEDVTRVSYNRDMVMRWLQRGQAKITLKCPDKETMDELFAKAMALGVNCHVVHDAGRTQIAAGSATVLGLGPAPKAVLDEITGELKLY, from the coding sequence ATGGCAGGTATCAACTTACCGTTCATACTGAGCGTTACGATGGCTTCGCTGGCCACGGGGTATTACCTGGGCCAGATATACGGGGGTGCGACACATGCCTGCCTCTCTGAGCTTAACGCACAGGCGGTGCTGAAACAGGTGAAAGACAGGGCGGAATCTGCATCGCGCGACGCTGAAGAGCTAGATAGTACATACGAAGACGATTCAGATGAGGAAGTTGTGGAGGTGAGCTCGCTACCTCTCAACGACATCCCGGGGGAAGTTCGGATGGCGCTCGTGATAAGGCAGGATCTGGGGATGACCAAGGGCAAGATTGCAGCTCAGTGCTGCCACGCTGCCTTGGCATGTTACAGGCTGATGGCCGAAGACGTGACTCGTGTATCATACAACCGTGACATGGTGATGCGATGGTTGCAGCGCGGGCAGGCGAAGATCACCCTGAAGTGCCCAGATAAAGAAACAATGGACGAACTATTTGCAAAAGCGATGGCACTTGGTGTGAATTGCCATGTCGTCCACGATGCGGGCCGGACACAGATTGCTGCTGGAAGTGCGACGGTGCTTGGTTTGGGACCAGCGCCCAAGGCCGTGCTTGACGAGATCACAGGGGAACTCAAGTTGTACTGA
- a CDS encoding ABR208Wp (NOHBY217; No homolog in Saccharomyces cerevisiae; Syntenic homolog of Kluyveromyces lactis KLLA0A05302g) yields the protein MILFIGDDFSLYNAHYRRPSMQHQAEADGNVEPRQAGLNSSTYGTSQDMCFEHQSDVSAKIAVKMEALMRSVEEKKRIIDARQEKLLQAHDYVLDLLRLGYTFTQIKNEGAIHEEFLTELFELLNIPITEKYTPDPHAVPENAAVRPCMARTFSNCDLSVADGTFATDHREVPVKDDLKNPDQNDTGTASTQQLQDNEDYASLSSDVSKSSQSLCTSMRSQSASDSMMNSLTNQFREPQNSPVSSDRAAFELHRVLTKFQIDLRCVKILASGETSMPSAELRQRIGMRYQDILLQLDGILDQLGILASPGGKAGTRAQVTPAANILLKDVEKVNPAPAVPARSIVGKSKKTLHGAISHQGTANRSPQSHIRLPDKEEPRQDLIEDSFVRIKKHKPQMFTPYQSLLSSYTQFIPVPFATGTEDMLCPVETLNGGCEDPKCPYTHFQGLTAKD from the coding sequence ATGATTTTATTTATAGGAGATGACTTTTCCCTCTACAACGCACATTATAGAAGACCGTCAATGCAGCACCAGGCTGAAGCAGACGGAAATGTGGAACCAAGACAGGCAGGTTTGAATAGCTCGACATATGGAACCTCCCAGGACATGTGTTTTGAACATCAGAGTGATGTCTCTGCCAAGATAGCAGTGAAGATGGAAGCTCTCATGCGATCAGTCGAAGAGAAAAAACGCATCATTGACGCTAGACAAGAGAAATTACTGCAAGCGCATGATTATGTCTTGGATCTACTGCGACTGGGTTATACGTTTACTCAGATTAAAAATGAGGGCGCCATCCATGAGGAGTTTTTAACAGAGCTCTTCGAATTACTAAATATACCAATCACTGAGAAATATACCCCTGATCCACATGCAGTGCCTGAGAATGCAGCTGTGCGGCCTTGTATGGCACGTACATTCTCCAACTGTGATCTATCAGTGGCAGATGGTACTTTTGCAACCGATCACCGTGAAGTACCAGTGAAGGATGATCTGAAAAATCCAGACCAGAATGATACAGGGACAGCATCGACACAACAACTACAGGATAACGAAGACTATGCAAGCCTCTCTTCAGATGTCTCCAAGAGCTCTCAGAGCCTATGTACCAGCATGCGAAGTCAATCTGCTTCGGACTCCATGATGAACAGCCTCACCAACCAATTTAGAGAACCGCAAAACTCTCCTGTGTCATCTGATCGAGCCGCATTTGAGCTGCATAGGGTCCTTACTAAGTTCCAGATCGATCTACGCTGTGTAAAGATACTTGCTTCGGGCGAAACAAGCATGCCATCTGCAGAACTGCGCCAGAGGATAGGAATGCGCTACCAGGACATACTTTTGCAGCTAGATGGTATTTTGGACCAGCTAGGGATCTTAGCCAGTCCAGGGGGAAAAGCGGGTACGCGTGCGCAGGTTACCCCCGCAGCAAATATATTACTGAAGGACGTAGAGAAAGTCAACCCGGCCCCAGCTGTACCTGCTCGTTCCATTGTTGGGAAGTCCAAAAAGACACTTCATGGAGCTATTTCGCATCAGGGGACCGCTAACAGGTCGCCGCAAAGTCACATTCGGCTCCCGGACAAAGAGGAGCCTCGCCAGGACCTGATAGAAGACAGTTTTGTACGAATCAAGAAACACAAGCCTCAGATGTTCACTCCTTATCAATCTCTGCTATCCTCCTACACACAGTTTATCCCCGTGCCGTTTGCTACGGGCACCGAGGACATGCTATGCCCCGTCGAGACGTTAAATGGCGGCTGCGAAGATCCCAAGTGCCCATATACACACTTTCAAGGGCTAACTGCGAAAGATTGA
- the PRP8 gene encoding U4/U6-U5 snRNP complex subunit PRP8 (Syntenic homolog of Saccharomyces cerevisiae YHR165C (PRP8)): MSGLPPPPPPPPGFRRNNKSGASSGDAPPPPPPPPPGMHRTYSGYPSVPPPPPPPPPPPMSLEEGPPQKKNKVEPMHQIFAELPSRELLTRKKEWLALQKQRFSGQRRKGKEKKKRGGVSHAQKVDLPPEHLRQIISDHSDMSSRRFNYDKRAFLGALKYLPHAVLKLLENMPQPWEQTKEVKVLYHNTGAITFVNEIPRVIEPVYIAQWSTMWIAMRREKRDRKHFKRMRFPPFDDEEPPLSYPDHVEEIEPLDAIALDLDEDEDKYVKDWLYRTRPLENSVGMVNGPSYKSWRLNNKVMSNLHRLSAPLLTDVTDNNYYYLFDKKAFFTAKALNNAIPGGPKFEPLYPHEEEEDYNEFNSIDRIIFRIPIRTEYRIAFPHLYNPRPRSVEISWYHDPVSCLLPEDDDDAMPAFHFSSQFSPIINQGFKHAKTDYEMSASKHEFSLPADFAPLLDSEELEPEGTKDSISLYHAPYPFNRRSGRMVRAQDVALIKKWYLQHPDSEYPIKVRVSYQKLLKNYVLNELHTQRPSKQKKVKLLKSLKNTKYFQQTTIDWVEAGLQICRQGFNMLNLLIHRKGLTYLHLDYNFNLKPTKTLTTKERKKSRFGNSFHLMREILKVVKLLVDAHVQYRLGNVDSFQLADGIYYILNHLGQLTGIYRYKYRVMHQIRACKDLKHVVYYRFNKIIGKGPGCGFWQPAWRVWIFFMRGIIPLLERWLGNLLSRQFEGRSTEIVKTTTKQRVDAYYDLELRASVMNDILDMIPEGMKKSKAHTILQHLSEAWRCWKANIPWDVPGMPLPIKNIIERYVKAKADGWVSSAHFNRERIKSGVHVEKVVVKKNLGRLTRLWIKNEQERQQQIEKNGPEVTPAEATAVFSCMVDWLESRNFTPIPFPPLTYKNDTKILVLALENLKDAYTAKVRLNASEREELALIEEAYDNPHDTLNRIKKYLLTQRIFNSVELSMLDHYQYITPVYTVDPLEKITDAYLDQYLWYEADKRQLFPNWVKPSDSEIAPLLVYKWCQGINNLKEVWDVSRSQSTVMLQTSLENLAEKMDFTLVNRLLRLVMDPNLADYITAKNNVSITFKDMSHVNKYGLIRGLQFASFVYQYYGLMMDLLILGPERAHELAGPPDAPNEFLQFKNLQTETKNPIRLYSRYLDKVHILFHFEENEAEELIEDYLSENPDPNFESAVGYNNKKCWPRDSRMRLIRQDVNLGRAVFWEIENRVPPSFADILWENTLSSVYSKNNPNLLFTMCGFEVRILPRFRMEEVMSSSEGVWDLVDVVTKERTAKAYLKVSDTEISNFESNIRGIMLSSGSTTFTKIASKWNTALIGLFTYFREAIVSTDRLLDILVKCETRVQNRVKLGLNSKMPTRFPPAVFYTPKELGGLGMLSASHILIPASDLSWSKQTDTGITHFRAGLTHEDEKLIPTIFRYITTWENEFLDSQRVWADYLAKRKEAMQENRRLAFEELEGSWERGIPRISTLFQKDRHTLAYDKGHRIRKEFKQYSLERFNSFWWTNGRHDGKLWNLNAYRADVIQALGGIETILEHTLFKGTGFSSWEGLFWEKASGFEDSLQFKKLTHAQRTGLSQIPNRRFTLWWSPTINRANVYVGFLVQLDLTGIFLHGKIPTLKISLIQIFRAHLWQKIHESIVFDICQILDGEMDVLQIESVNKEAIHPRKSYKMNSSAADVTLSSVYKWELSKPTLLHQTNDTFDFTSSSKMWIDVQLRYGDYDSHDISRYVRAKFLDYTTDNVSMYPSPTGIMVGIDLAYNMYDAYGYWFDGMKPLLQNSMKTIMKANPSLYVLRERIRKGLQIYQSQTQEPFLNSSNYAELFSDETKFFVDDTNVYRVTVHRTYEGNVATKPINGCVFILNPKTGQLYLKIIHTSVWAGQKRLSQLAKWKTAEEMTALVKSLPKEEQPKQIIVTRKAMMDPLEVHMLDFPNISIRPTELRLPFSAVLSIEKLNDVVMKATEPQMVLFNIFDDWLERVSPFTAFSRLILLLRALKANEEKAQMIIKADPTIPFKSHHLWPSFTDQQWIEVELKMRDLILSEYAKKYNVDISVLTQSEIKDIILGQNIRAPSVKRQQMAEIEGSAATGANAETPSVANAMKVTSVNAQGEEITVVTSANYETQAFSSKNEWRKRAVASSLLYLRLKNIYVSSEDFIEEKSIIVLPRNLLKKFVGIADVKIQIAGFLYGQSPPEHPNIKEIRKIVLCPQLGSNQTVQLSNLPGQSEYLEDLELLGWINTFAQDKKYMLPADITTHVRTFGRANTEVINLTVGLIPGAISLSAFTVTKEGLDWGMENKDIFDPSPEGFDPSFSEHAQLLLSERIMGNFLVPKSGIWNYAFMGAGFNRELRYELSLDIPLGFYDEQHRATHFLQFNEVAADDTLEAEQEDLFS; encoded by the coding sequence ATGAGCGGCCtgcctcctcctcctccgccaCCGCCAGGATTCCGCCGGAATAACAAGAGTGGTGCCTCTAGTGGGGATgcgcctcctcctccgccgccccCTCCGCCGGGCATGCACCGCACATATTCTGGCTACCCTTCAGTacctccgccgccgccgccgccaccaccaccacccatGTCTCTGGAAGAAGGCCCACcgcagaagaagaacaaAGTTGAACCAATGCACCAGATATTTGCAGAACTCCCCAGTAGAGAGCTGCTTACAAGAAAGAAAGAGTGGCTTGCTTTGCAGAAACAGAGATTTAGCGGCCAGCGGCGGAAGGGCAAGGAAAAGAAGAAGCGCGGTGGGGTGTCACACGCCCAGAAGGTTGACCTTCCGCCAGAGCACCTGCGGCAGATTATTAGCGATCACTCAGACATGTCTTCGCGGCGGTTCAACTATGATAAACGCGCATTCCTTGGGGCCTTGAAATATCTGCCACATGCGGTCTTGAAACTGCTCGAAAATATGCCGCAGCCTTGGGAGCAAACCAAGGAGGTTAAGGTTCTTTACCATAACACAGGGGCGATAACGTTCGTCAACGAGATACCCAGAGTGATTGAACCTGTCTATATTGCCCAGTGGTCTACTATGTGGATTGCAATGCGTCGGGAAAAGCGAGATCGGAAGCACTTCAAGCGGATGAGGTTCCCACCATTTGACGATGAGGAGCCTCCGCTCTCGTATCCGGACCACGTTGAAGAAATCGAACCTTTGGATGCGATTGCTCTAGACTTGGATGAAGACGAGGACAAATACGTcaaggattggctctatCGGACCAGACCTCTGGAGAACAGCGTTGGCATGGTGAATGGGCCGTCGTACAAGAGCTGGCGACTTAACAATAAGGTTATGTCCAACTTGCATCGTTTGTCGGCCCCACTTCTTACGGATGTTACAGACAATAATTACTATTACCTTTTTGATAAAAAGGCCTTTTTTACTGCGAAGGCGCTCAACAATGCCATACCTGGAGGGCCCAAGTTTGAGCCCCTCTATCCGCAtgaagaagaggaagacTATAATGAATTCAATTCTATTGATAGAATAATATTTCGGATACCAATACGGACAGAATATAGAATTGCATTCCCTCATCTCTATAATCCAAGACCCAGATCTGTGGAGATTTCATGGTATCACGATCCAGTATCATGTCTGCTGCCCGAGGATGATGACGATGCGATGCCCGCTTTCCATTTTTCGTCTCAATTCAGCCCAATTATTAATCAGGGCTTCAAGCATGCAAAGACGGATTATGAAATGAGCGCCTCGAAGCATGAATTTTCGCTACCCGCTGACTTCGCCCCGCTTCTTGACTCCGAAGAACTGGAGCCAGAGGGTACAAAGGACAGCATATCATTATACCATGCTCCCTATCCGTTTAATAGAAGGTCAGGGCGTATGGTGCGCGCACAGGATGTTGCACTGATAAAAAAATGGTACCTGCAGCACCCTGATAGTGAATATCCAATTAAAGTACGAGTATCGTATCAGAAGCTACTGAAGAACTATGTTTTGAATGAGTTACATACACAAAGACCGTCAAAGCAGAAAAAGGTAAAGTTATTGAAGAGTCTGAAGAATACGAAGTACTTTCAGCAGACGACTATAGATTGGGTTGAAGCTGGATTGCAAATATGCAGGCAAGGTTTCAACATGTTGAATCTTCTAATTCATCGAAAAGGCCTTACTTATTTGCATCTAGATTATAACTTCAACCTCAAACCAACGAAAACGCTGACAACGAAGGAGAGAAAGAAGTCGCGCTTCGGTAATTCGTTTCACCTTATGCGGGAAATTTTAAAAGTTGTCAAGCTCCTTGTTGATGCCCACGTCCAGTATAGGTTGGGCAATGTTGATTCTTTCCAGTTGGCAGATGGTATTTATTATATTTTAAACCACTTGGGACAGTTGACAGGAATCTACCGCTACAAATATCGGGTTATGCACCAGATTAGAGCTTGTAAAGACTTAAAGCACGTTGTTTACTACAGATTCAATAAGATAATCGGTAAAGGGCCTGGTTGCGGCTTCTGGCAACCTGCTTGGAGGGTCTGGATATTTTTCATGAGGGGTATAATACCGTTATTGGAGCGCTGGTTGGGTAACCTGCTAAGTCGTCAATTTGAAGGCCGTTCAACGGAAATTGTCAAGACTACTACAAAACAGCGGGTCGACGCATATTATGATTTGGAATTAAGAGCCTCGGTCATGAATGATATATTAGACATGATTCCAGAAGGCATGAAAAAGAGTAAGGCACATACCATTTTACAACACCTCAGTGAAGCATGGAGGTGCTGGAAGGCCAACATTCCATGGGATGTTCCTGGTATGCCTTTACCTATTAAAAATATAATTGAACGTTACGTGAAAGCGAAAGCTGATGGATGGGTATCGTCCGCGCATTTCAATCGTGAAAGGATAAAGAGTGGTGTTCATGTTGAGAAAGTGGTTGTGAAGAAGAACTTGGGAAGATTAACAAGACTGTGGATAAAGAACGAGCAGGAGCGCCAGCAACAGATAGAAAAGAATGGGCCAGAAGTCACACCTGCAGAGGCAACGGCTGTCTTTTCCTGTATGGTTGATTGGCTGGAATCGAGAAATTTTACGCCAATACCTTTCCCTCCATTAACTTACAAAAACGATACCAAAATCCTAGTACTTGCTTTGGAGAACTTAAAGGACGCCTACACTGCAAAAGTACGTCTAAATGCATCAGAGCGCGAAGAGCTAGCATTAATAGAGGAAGCTTACGATAATCCTCATGATACTCTAAACAGGATTAAAAAGTACCTTTTGACCCAGCGGATCTTCAATTCCGTTGAACTTTCAATGCTTGATCATTACCAATACATTACACCTGTTTATACAGTGGACCCTCTTGAAAAAATAACAGATGCTTACTTGGATCAGTATTTGTGGTACGAAGCTGATAAACGGCAACTCTTCCCGAACTGGGTGAAGCCAAGTGACTCGGAGATTGCTCCTTTGCTCGTCTATAAATGGTGTCAAGGGATTAATAACCTCAAAGAAGTATGGGATGTCTCAAGAAGCCAGTCGACTGTTATGTTACAGACGTCTCTTGAAAATCTTGCGGAAAAGATGGATTTCACGCTTGTCAATAGATTGTTGAGGTTGGTCATGGACCCCAATTTGGCAGACTATATCACTGCAAAGAATAATGTTAGCATCACATTTAAAGACATGAGCCATGTTAACAAGTATGGTTTGATCCGTGGTCTACAGTTCGCGTCATTCGTGTACCAGTATTATGGGTTAATGATGGATTTGTTAATACTAGGACCGGAAAGAGCGCATGAACTTGCTGGACCACCAGATGCACCTAACGAGTTTTTACAATTTAAAAACCTCCAAACTGAAACCAAAAATCCAATTCGCCTGTACTCCCGTTATCTCGATAAAGTTCATATTTTGTTCCATTTCGAGGAAAATGAAGCTGAGGAACTTATTGAAGATTATTTATCTGAGAATCCTGATCCTAACTTTGAGAGCGCTGTTGGGTACAATAATAAGAAATGCTGGCCCCGAGATTCGCGTATGCGCTTAATACGCCAAGATGTGAATTTAGGACGGGCTGTCTTCTGGGAGATTGAGAACCGCGTTCCACCTTCTTTTGCCGACATCTTATGGGAGAATACATTATCATCAGTTTACAGTAAAAATAACCCGAATTTGCTCTTTACTATGTGTGGCTTTGAGGTGCGTATTCTACCCCGGTTTAGAATGGAAGAAGTAATGTCATCATCAGAAGGTGTATGGGACCTGGTGGATGTTGTCACCAAGGAAAGAACTGCGAAGGCTTATCTCAAAGTGTCTGATACTGAAATTTCCAATTTTGAAAGTAATATTCGTGGAATAATGCTGTCTTCTGGTTCCACAACCTTTACCAAAATTGCTTCAAAATGGAACACTGCGCTCATTGGTTTATTTACGTATTTCCGGGAAGCTATTGTTAGTACTGATCGGCTTCTTGATATCTTGGTGAAATGCGAAACTAGAGTTCAAAATAGAGTCAAACTGGGACTGAACTCCAAAATGCCTACTCGGTTTCCACCTGCTGTCTTTTACACACCAAAGGAATTAGGAGGGCTTGGAATGCTGAGTGCCTCCCATATATTAATACCTGCTTCTGACCTCTCTTGGTCTAAGCAAACAGATACTGGGATAACACATTTCCGCGCCGGGTTGACTCACGAAGACGAAAAGCTGATCCCCACTATCTTCCGATACATTACCACATgggaaaatgaattcctAGATTCTCAAAGAGTGTGGGCTGATTACCTCGCTAAGCGTAAAGAAGCCATGCAAGAAAATCGTAGGCTCGCGTTTGAAGAACTTGAAGGATCTTGGGAAAGGGGTATTCCACGTATTAGTACACTCTTTCAGAAAGATAGGCATACACTGGCATATGACAAAGGTCACAGAATTAGAAAAGAATTCAAGCAGTATTCGTTAGAACGGTTTAATTCGTTTTGGTGGACCAATGGCCGCCACGATGGTAAATTATGGAACCTAAATGCATATAGAGCTGATGTTATTCAAGCTCTTGGCGGAATTGAGACAATTCTAGAACACACCTTGTTCAAGGGGACTGGCTTTAGCTCGTGGGAAGGTCTGTTTTGGGAGAAGGCAAGTGGATTTGAAGACTCTTTGCAGTTTAAGAAATTGACACACGCGCAACGTACTGGTTTAAGTCAAATTCCGAACCGGCGCTTTACGTTGTGGTGGTCACCAACGATCAATAGAGCCAATGTCTACGTTGGATTCTTAGTGCAACTTGATTTAACCGGTATTTTTTTGCACGGTAAAATTCCTACGTTGAAGATATCTCTAATCCAGATCTTCCGCGCTCATTTATGGCAAAAGATTCATGAGAGCATTGTATTTGATATTTGCCAAATTTTAGATGGTGAGATGGATGTGCTACAGATAGAGTCTGTTAATAAAGAAGCTATACATCCAAGGAAGTCATATAAAATGAATTCTTCGGCTGCAGATGTTACTCTTTCTAGCGTTTACAAATGGGAGCTGTCAAAGCCAACTCTTTTGCATCAAACTAATGATACCTTTGATTTTACTTCTAGCAGCAAAATGTGGATTGACGTACAATTACGGTATGGTGATTATGACTCTCACGATATATCTCGGTATGTTCGTGCCAAATTCTTAGATTACACTACAGACAATGTCAGCATGTATCCATCTCCTACCGGTATCATGGTGGGGATTGACCTTGCGTACAATATGTACGATGCATATGGTTACTGGTTCGATGGTATGAAACCTCTACTTCAGAATAGCATGAAAACAATTATGAAGGCGAATCCATCCCTCTATGTCCTTCGCGAGCGGATAAGAAAAGGTTTACAGATTTATCAATCGCAAACACAAGAACCTTTTTTGAATTCCTCCAATTATGCGGAATTGTTTAGTGATGAAACCAAATTTTTTGTTGATGATACCAATGTGTATCGCGTCACTGTTCACCGAACATATGAAGGAAACGTTGCGACCAAGCCAATTAATGGGTGTGTTTTCATACTTAATCCAAAGACTGGTCAACTTTACCTCAAAATTATTCACACTTCAGTTTGGGCTGGTCAAAAAAGACTCAGCCAGTTGGCTAAGTGGAAAACTGCGGAAGAAATGACTGCCCTAGTCAAGTCCCTTCCAAAGGAGGAGCAACCTAAGCAAATCATCGTAACGCGAAAGGCCATGATGGATCCACTGGAAGTCCATATGCTTGACTTTCCTAACATATCTATTAGACCGACTGAGCTCCGGCTTCCATTTTCTGCAGTGCTATCGATCGAAAAATTAAACGATGTTGTCATGAAAGCCACAGAACCGCAGATGGTTTTATTTAACATTTTTGATGATTGGCTGGAAAGGGTATCTCCATTCACTGCCTTTTCGAGATTAATTTTACTGCTCAGAGCGTTGAAAGCCAATGAAGAAAAGGCGCAGATGATCATTAAGGCAGACCCTACCATCCCATTCAAGTCACATCATTTGTGGCCCTCGTTTACTGATCAGCAATGGATTGAAGTTGAACTAAAAATGCGCGACTTGATTCTTTCTGAGTACGCAAAGAAGTATAACGTCGACATCTCGGTTTTAACCCAAAGCGAAATCAAAGATATTATTTTGGGTCAAAATATTAGAGCGCCTTCAGTAAAACGGCAACAGATGGCGGAGATTGAGGGTAGTGCTGCGACAGGCGCAAATGCAGAGACACCTAGTGTGGCAAATGCTATGAAGGTAACTAGTGTCAATGCTCAAGGGGAAGAAATTACTGTTGTAACATCTGCAAACTACGAAACCCAAGCGTTTAGTTCTAAAAATGAATGGCGCAAGCGTGCTGTTGCCAGCTCGTTGTTATACTTACGATTGAAGAATATTTATGTTTCTTCCGAGGACTTTATTGAAGAAAAGAGCATTATTGTCCTTCCAAGAAACTTATTAAAGAAGTTTGTGGGAATCGCGGATGTGAAAATACAAATCGCTGGCTTCCTGTATGGACAGTCGCCGCCTGAACATCCAAATATTAAAGAGATTAGAAAGATAGTCCTATGCCCACAACTCGGGAGCAATCAAACTGTACAGCTAAGCAACTTGCCTGGCCAATCTGAATACTTAGAGGATCTGGAACTGCTGGGATGGATCAATACTTTTGCGCAAGATAAGAAATACATGCTTCCAGCAGATATCACGACGCATGTGCGTACATTCGGTCGCGCCAATACCGAGGTGATCAATCTGACAGTTGGATTGATACCAGGTGCTATCTCCTTATCAGCCTTTACAGTGACGAAGGAGGGATTGGATTGGGGAATGGAGAATAAAGATATTTTTGATCCATCACCAGAAGGATTTGATCCCTCTTTCAGTGAGCATGCCCAACTTTTACTCTCGGAACGTATAATGGGAAACTTTCTCGTTCCAAAGTCTGGCATCTGGAATTATGCATTTATGGGTGCTGGATTTAACAGAGAGCTACGTTACGAGCTATCTCTCGACATACCACTCGGATTTTATGATGAACAGCACCGTGCAACGCATTTTCTACAATTCAACGAAGTGGCAGCTGACGATACTTTGGAAGCAGAACAGGAAGATTTATTCTCCTAA